One Magnolia sinica isolate HGM2019 chromosome 2, MsV1, whole genome shotgun sequence genomic window, ACTCCAATGAAACTTCACCACCATTTCAAAAATGGTGGGGACATGACCATCATATATATTGTATAGCACGTTTCCCAAATTAGTAATGTTTAACAAGAAGATCAAGAACTTATCCACCATCAGTACTTCAAGAACCTATAAAACACTGACATAGCATTTCATATCGATTGTAATGAAGACAAACATACCGAGATCGTCAAAAAAGAAATCCCTTGAAGAGCCCCGTTGCTAATGTGGAGAAATCCGGTTGATATGAAGTGGATCGAATGTTTTGGAAGAAGGATTCTAAAAAAggaatttgagagaaataaatgaTGGTTGGTGAAAGCAGTtaatgctgttttttttttttttaaatcgatcATTGTCGATTATATCAACaagttgtcgatatatcgacaatatcGAAATTTCGACGGACAGACCACTGGAGAGTTCAGTTCTGTAATCGATATTATCAACCACTAGTCGATATATCGCCAATATGCTGTTGATATTATCTAgaacatgtcgatatatcgagttAAAATGGAATTCTTGGAGTTTTCTTACTGGATACATTCAGACGtaagtcgatatatcgataagtgACGAAAAATCTATAATAGATATATCGACAAcctgtcgatatatcgacatattATGAAAATGATCAAAAGTTCGCTGCAAATTTGCACTTcagattcgatattatcgatacctCGTCGATATTATTGACAACTTATGTCGATTATTTTTGTGATATGTCGATTATATCTACAACTTACGTAGATCATATCCACGATATGTCAATAACATCGACCGTACATTTCTGGTTGGTAAATTCGTAGATATATCGACATATTGTTGATGTATCGTCACGTATGTCGATATGATATATaaattctcgatatatcgattaaatatgaaatttttgtgtttggtcgctggacaaatgaGGACATAATTCGATATTATCCACAAGATGTAGATATGTCAACATGTCATCTGccatcgatatatcgacatgttgtcgatatatcgattaaatatgaattttttgggtTTCGTCGCTGGACAAATGAGGACATAATTCGATATTATCCacaagatgtcgatatatcgacatgtcatctgctatcgatatatcgataggtGGTTGATATATCGATTAAATATAGAATTTTtgggtttggttgctggacaaatgaGGACATAATTTGATATTATCCACAATATGTCGATATATCAACATTTCATctgctatcgatatatcgaccacttgtcgatatatcgatatacaCTGCAATTTCAGCAAAGCTTGCTGGACTGTTGTCATCCatattcgatattatcgaccatGTGTCGATATTATCTACGACTTATGTCGATAAAATCGATGATATGTAGATCATATCAACGTTTGcaaattttgctattttttttgtctatttttttggtgtatttttttttgaaatttattcaTGTACCTTTttgttggtgtttttttttttttttttttttttaaatgtttgggTTAGTTTGTTTATGGAGGTGTCTTTAAAGAACATTTTGATGGATCTTCTGAgcaatgctttgaatgatgttcgaaatgttcgttccaataagcacattgcattgaTAGGTATATTTTGTACTTAAGACCTATTAGATGTGTTGTTGAAAGTGATGGGGACATGTATTGGGTGTCAAGAAATCTAGAGGTTCGTATACAATTGACAAATTATAGGAATGCATGCTTGTGATTGTTTAAGAGGGCTGGTGAATTATCTGTGGTAGAACTAGAGAACCTCATGGTGATTGTTGCCAACCCCCACCAGTTCAAAATTCCAGACTGGTTTTTGAACAGGAAGAAGGATTACAAGGATGGGAGGTATTCTCAGGTTGTCTCAAATGCACTAGATAGGAAGTTGAGAGATGATTTGGAGCGATTGAAGAAGATCAGGAACCATCATGGTTTGAGGCACTACTGGGGTCTCCATGTTCGTGGTCAGCACACCAAAATAATAGGCCGCAGAGGAAAGATTGTTGGTGTCTCCAAGAAGCGTTGAGtgctttttcttctcttcttttttcagttAACCATGTTAGATTGGCCTGGTGAGATGTATTTTGAGTTTTAGAATTGTTTAGTGGTTGTTCCTTCCTGTTTTTGTTTTACAATCCAGTCTGAGCTGGGTTCTAGTTTTTGCAATATTTGGATCTTTTGACTGAATTTATACTTCCCTATGGGCCCAAGTTATTAGCGGATTATGATGGGTGAAAAtctaaagattaa contains:
- the LOC131227788 gene encoding small ribosomal subunit protein uS13z/uS13y/uS13x-like, translated to MVIVANPHQFKIPDWFLNRKKDYKDGRYSQVVSNALDRKLRDDLERLKKIRNHHGLRHYWGLHVRGQHTKIIGRRGKIVGVSKKR